The Candidatus Eisenbacteria bacterium genome includes a region encoding these proteins:
- a CDS encoding HD domain-containing protein translates to MPRTRSGSLSLLPEGVLALLESSSELLGIWIDIRLTSDPRAPSAKPAPSCVACGETDPAIFAACAGNPARMGRPDGSRDAETWVCGRGLDVFSFPIDETGLTPLRLVAVRPCASPQGSPWSRDRTARFLGRLARLAADHMHLSRDLRKAQGRLAHAHEELSLLCKVTGQLGENENLRSIARQILAQACGVARADAAIVYVAERRFLEIATRNSASSRIAPAAARRWRILGELLAGSLQASGRNFFVGGDAELRPEDPPMGGAARILAVRLPVDGEPRGVLCLVHGKSGPLNKESEIRVLETVAERIGMAITNHDLVENLKEFQMATVKSLVSAIEAKDAYTSGHSERVHILSMLLGKTLELSAAELDVLKWASILHDIGKIGMPGRILNKPGRLTPEEYEIMKEHPERGYKVLAPIHQLAAASLGVRSHHEMIDGRGYPMGLRGEEIPHAARIISVADTYDALTSTRAYRQRRSPDSAFAVIDAVRGTQLDSEIVDALDCLLPFIREHEVMIQTGALEQATVRGEEGKAEAA, encoded by the coding sequence GTGCCCCGGACGAGAAGCGGGAGCCTATCTCTGCTTCCCGAAGGGGTTCTTGCGCTCCTGGAAAGCTCCTCCGAGCTGCTCGGGATCTGGATCGACATCCGCTTGACGTCGGATCCTCGAGCTCCCTCCGCCAAGCCGGCTCCGTCCTGCGTCGCCTGCGGCGAGACCGATCCCGCGATCTTCGCGGCGTGCGCAGGCAATCCCGCGCGGATGGGACGCCCCGACGGCTCTCGTGACGCGGAGACCTGGGTCTGCGGGCGGGGGCTGGATGTCTTCTCGTTTCCGATCGACGAGACGGGCCTGACTCCCCTCCGCCTCGTGGCCGTGCGCCCCTGCGCAAGTCCGCAGGGTTCCCCATGGAGTCGAGATCGGACGGCCCGCTTTCTCGGACGGCTCGCCCGGCTGGCGGCCGATCACATGCACCTTTCTCGCGATCTGCGCAAGGCCCAGGGCCGGCTGGCCCACGCTCACGAGGAGCTGAGCCTTCTCTGCAAGGTCACCGGACAGCTCGGAGAGAACGAAAACCTGCGGTCGATCGCCAGGCAGATCCTCGCTCAGGCGTGCGGCGTCGCGAGGGCTGACGCGGCGATCGTCTATGTCGCGGAGCGCCGCTTCCTCGAGATCGCCACCCGGAACTCCGCATCGAGCCGCATCGCCCCCGCCGCGGCGAGGCGATGGCGGATCCTGGGCGAGCTGCTGGCGGGCAGCCTCCAGGCGTCCGGGAGGAACTTCTTCGTCGGAGGAGACGCCGAGCTGCGCCCGGAGGATCCGCCCATGGGCGGCGCGGCGCGCATCCTGGCCGTCCGGCTGCCGGTCGACGGCGAGCCTCGGGGAGTTCTCTGCCTCGTCCATGGGAAGTCCGGCCCCCTCAACAAGGAGAGCGAGATCCGCGTGCTCGAGACCGTCGCCGAGCGGATCGGGATGGCCATCACGAACCACGATCTGGTGGAGAACCTGAAGGAGTTCCAGATGGCGACGGTGAAGAGCCTCGTCTCGGCCATCGAGGCGAAGGACGCCTACACCTCCGGACACTCCGAGCGGGTTCACATCCTCTCGATGCTCCTCGGCAAGACGCTCGAGCTGTCCGCGGCTGAGCTCGACGTGCTCAAGTGGGCCTCGATCCTGCACGACATCGGGAAGATCGGGATGCCGGGGCGGATCCTCAACAAGCCCGGGCGGCTCACGCCCGAGGAGTACGAGATCATGAAGGAGCACCCCGAGAGGGGCTACAAGGTCCTCGCGCCGATCCACCAGCTCGCGGCGGCGAGCCTCGGCGTCCGCAGCCATCACGAGATGATCGACGGCCGCGGCTACCCGATGGGCCTCAGGGGGGAGGAGATCCCGCACGCGGCGCGGATCATCAGCGTGGCCGACACCTACGACGCGCTGACCAGCACGAGGGCCTACCGGCAGCGGCGCTCGCCCGACAGCGCCTTCGCCGTCATCGACGCGGTTCGGGGGACGCAGCTGGACTCCGAGATTGTCGACGCCCTGGACTGCCTCCTGCCCTTCATCCGCGAGCACGAGGTGATGATCCAGACCGGCGCGCTCGAGCAGGCCACGGTCAGGGGCGAGGAGGGGAAGGCGGAGGCGGCGTAG
- a CDS encoding molybdenum cofactor biosynthesis protein MoaE has product MIRIEIVRTPLAFDRPMGLSALDRGAVVEFQGIVRGIEDGEPIGAIDYECHEEMARAQLEKIAREVAAAQELSDITILHRIGPVAAGETSLYIRTVATHRREAFDAAMTTIERIKQDVPIWKHPLRRA; this is encoded by the coding sequence ATGATCAGGATCGAGATCGTCAGGACTCCCCTCGCCTTCGATCGCCCCATGGGTCTCTCGGCCCTTGACCGCGGCGCCGTCGTGGAGTTCCAGGGAATCGTGCGCGGCATCGAGGACGGCGAGCCGATCGGCGCGATCGATTACGAGTGCCACGAGGAGATGGCGCGCGCGCAGCTCGAGAAGATCGCCCGGGAGGTCGCGGCGGCCCAGGAACTGAGCGACATCACGATCCTCCATCGGATCGGCCCGGTTGCCGCCGGCGAGACGAGCCTCTACATCCGGACCGTCGCAACGCACAGGCGGGAAGCGTTCGACGCGGCGATGACGACAATCGAGCGCATCAAGCAGGATGTTCCGATCTGGAAGCATCCGCTTCGGAGGGCTTGA
- a CDS encoding MoaD/ThiS family protein: MALKIRFLLWGPLRVAAGTAEAIVDLPEGIGVGDALDVFYASRPDLLPHRRGTRVAVGNEYAAEGQALRESDVVSLIPPVQGG; this comes from the coding sequence ATCGCCTTGAAGATTCGCTTTCTCCTGTGGGGACCGCTGCGGGTCGCGGCGGGGACCGCGGAGGCGATCGTCGACTTGCCGGAGGGAATCGGAGTCGGCGACGCCCTCGATGTCTTCTACGCCTCGAGGCCCGACCTCCTCCCGCACCGCCGCGGAACTCGCGTGGCCGTGGGGAACGAGTACGCGGCCGAGGGACAGGCGTTGCGCGAGAGCGATGTCGTCTCGCTCATCCCTCCCGTGCAGGGCGGATGA